In Candidatus Binataceae bacterium, the following proteins share a genomic window:
- a CDS encoding TonB-dependent receptor, translated as MRQVLCWLGAFWVFAIVTTVRVDAADSTEPATAVTVSAASPSTPVAVGAAAPAHVATKSPGTTPLSPTADANAKQSPAKLPAMTIVVTPTRLPEPLGQAGTTVSVVDAQEIETQQARSAIDALAQVPGVQVVQSGSPGTLAEVFIRGADPSQTLIMIDGVPVNDSATSSFDLSRLTTGDLNQIEVLRGAGGALYGSQAIGGVINLISREGSGPPQFSLLSEGGNSSSVNQVGTFSGAEGRLAYSGAVSYFSTNGFRPINDSSDNLAGALRLDYHLDENTTIRGFARYIRANVSLVSNSIASGIPLNPNAHQRNEFMLFKGEIDHQFSERLSTRLSAFYVRDELRENEVPFAGSPIEDTTHIPDETRGGNLDAVYQEPFGLRTLVGFDFLDRWVHSQDDFVSFAPPPLFRSLTVFNARRQEYAGYVEQEARLFKDHLILTGGFRVDGNSDFGKEVSPDWSVALPFNQYGLTLRANYAEGFRAPAFDELFFPGFGNPSLGPELSSEYDGGVTKTFGEKLSVTTTYFARRVHSDIVTVLCPFNAVSCPFGFTEGNVGRVDTQGVEFVPNWRPLKELDLSGSFTYLDQRHAPPLFSRTPVRVPKYSAAASAQYTHRDLILDHDRTAAAVIYNFVGDRNDFNNTGSIVNHAAYHLVDLAFSYSPGWHSRFIRDEQLVARIQNLLDRQYSQALGFPAPPLNFLAGVKLDFGAVNAAHPDAFR; from the coding sequence ATGCGTCAAGTTCTCTGTTGGCTCGGTGCGTTCTGGGTTTTCGCGATCGTTACGACGGTCCGGGTGGACGCCGCCGATAGTACTGAGCCCGCGACGGCCGTAACCGTTTCGGCTGCTTCGCCCTCGACGCCAGTGGCCGTGGGAGCGGCGGCGCCAGCTCACGTCGCGACCAAAAGTCCGGGCACAACGCCTCTATCTCCTACGGCCGACGCCAATGCGAAGCAGTCCCCCGCGAAGCTGCCCGCAATGACGATCGTCGTCACGCCCACGCGGCTTCCCGAACCACTGGGTCAAGCCGGCACGACCGTCTCGGTCGTTGACGCCCAAGAGATCGAGACCCAACAGGCGCGTAGCGCGATCGATGCGCTCGCCCAGGTCCCGGGCGTGCAAGTCGTACAAAGCGGTTCGCCGGGCACGCTGGCCGAAGTCTTTATTCGCGGCGCCGATCCTTCGCAGACGCTGATCATGATCGATGGCGTTCCGGTCAACGACTCGGCAACTTCGTCGTTCGATCTCAGCCGGCTCACTACCGGCGATCTCAATCAGATCGAGGTTTTGCGCGGCGCCGGTGGCGCGCTGTACGGCTCACAGGCGATCGGCGGCGTGATTAATCTGATCAGCCGCGAAGGCTCGGGACCGCCGCAATTCTCGCTCTTGTCGGAGGGCGGCAATAGCTCGAGCGTCAACCAGGTCGGGACGTTCAGCGGAGCCGAAGGCCGGCTCGCCTACTCCGGCGCGGTCTCTTACTTCTCGACCAACGGCTTTCGTCCGATCAACGACAGCTCGGATAATCTCGCCGGTGCGCTGCGCCTCGATTATCATCTCGACGAAAATACGACGATTCGGGGTTTCGCGCGCTATATTCGCGCCAATGTCAGCCTCGTCAGCAATTCGATCGCCTCCGGCATCCCGCTCAACCCCAACGCCCATCAGCGCAACGAGTTCATGCTCTTCAAGGGCGAGATCGACCATCAGTTCTCGGAGCGGCTGAGCACGCGGCTGAGCGCCTTCTACGTCCGCGACGAATTGCGCGAGAACGAAGTCCCCTTTGCGGGAAGCCCGATTGAAGACACCACGCACATCCCTGACGAGACCCGCGGGGGCAACCTTGACGCGGTTTATCAGGAGCCGTTCGGGCTGCGCACGCTGGTCGGTTTCGACTTCCTCGACCGCTGGGTCCATTCGCAGGACGATTTTGTCAGCTTCGCGCCGCCGCCCTTGTTCCGCTCGCTGACGGTCTTCAACGCCCGGCGGCAAGAGTACGCAGGCTACGTCGAGCAGGAAGCGCGGCTGTTCAAGGATCACCTGATTCTTACCGGCGGGTTCCGCGTGGACGGCAACAGCGATTTCGGCAAGGAAGTCAGTCCGGACTGGTCGGTCGCGCTCCCCTTTAACCAATACGGTCTGACGTTGCGCGCCAACTATGCCGAGGGTTTTCGCGCGCCGGCCTTCGACGAATTGTTCTTTCCCGGCTTCGGCAATCCGAGCCTCGGACCGGAGCTCTCGAGCGAATACGACGGCGGCGTCACCAAGACTTTCGGCGAGAAGCTGTCGGTCACCACGACCTACTTCGCGCGGCGGGTGCATAGCGACATCGTTACGGTCCTCTGTCCTTTTAACGCGGTGAGCTGCCCGTTCGGCTTCACGGAGGGTAACGTCGGGCGCGTCGATACCCAGGGGGTCGAGTTTGTGCCCAACTGGCGCCCGCTCAAGGAACTCGATCTGAGCGGCAGCTTCACCTATCTCGATCAGCGGCACGCGCCGCCGCTGTTTAGCCGCACGCCGGTGCGCGTCCCCAAATACTCGGCGGCCGCGAGTGCTCAATACACGCATCGCGATCTGATTCTTGACCATGACCGGACGGCCGCGGCGGTAATCTACAACTTCGTCGGCGACCGCAACGACTTCAACAACACCGGCAGCATCGTGAATCACGCCGCGTACCATCTCGTCGATCTGGCCTTCTCCTATTCACCCGGCTGGCATTCGCGCTTCATCCGCGACGAGCAGTTGG